The following are encoded in a window of Mycoplasmopsis verecunda genomic DNA:
- a CDS encoding MAG0110 family membrane protein, whose product MNLTRQEQYGEINQKTEAMSSRVQYYSVILATFTLSLALMLSLSIGLSFWFSTEHFQIWYETNWSVVFGVVIGLLVFNVIFMWVISLSKSIILKFISLPIFIIFYGIMIAASFYMYFAYQGLEISTNTLPKMIAIMMIPAGVMVIAAILGLFNLVNIRLLWVFSTFLFIGFIITFIVSFFVYRAGWYTTVIGTLLISVNMIVSWWQIRKNADAAQYIGRKEMLSRAMTDGIILFINYAQLLWYIISLMMGGKRN is encoded by the coding sequence ATGAATTTAACAAGACAAGAACAATATGGTGAAATTAACCAAAAAACTGAAGCTATGAGTTCTAGAGTGCAATATTACTCTGTAATATTAGCAACTTTTACTTTAAGTTTAGCTCTTATGCTTTCTCTTTCAATCGGACTAAGTTTTTGATTTAGTACAGAACATTTTCAAATATGGTATGAAACAAATTGGAGTGTAGTTTTCGGTGTTGTTATCGGATTACTTGTGTTTAATGTAATCTTTATGTGAGTTATTTCGTTATCGAAAAGTATTATATTGAAGTTTATATCCCTTCCTATTTTTATAATTTTTTACGGAATTATGATAGCAGCTTCATTTTATATGTACTTTGCCTATCAAGGACTTGAGATTTCAACTAATACACTACCTAAAATGATAGCTATTATGATGATACCAGCTGGTGTTATGGTAATAGCAGCTATACTTGGATTATTCAATCTAGTTAACATTAGATTATTATGAGTATTTTCAACATTTTTATTTATTGGATTTATCATTACCTTTATAGTTTCATTCTTTGTTTACAGAGCTGGATGATATACAACAGTTATTGGTACATTATTAATTTCAGTTAACATGATTGTTTCATGATGACAAATTAGAAAAAATGCTGATGCAGCCCAATACATCGGTAGAAAAGAAATGCTTTCTAGAGCAATGACTGATGGAATTATTCTATTTATTAATTATGCACAATTATTATGATACATCATCTCATTAATGATGGGTGGAAAAAGAAATTAA
- a CDS encoding IS30 family transposase, with translation MYREITNNSDFWGYNAFSAQNKSDIRNEWKNHFKLLNQINQYQEFSSIFVSKYDKKTFGVKPTYTFVKMNYDIKIPSLRTVFNWINSNQWVIKKKERLRMYYKPGGKKLKTVVDTLVGARWVRPFWSRPAEINQRNTFGHWEVDLIVGKSGADNYDLLIFQERLTRYGIITKFQGKNPLKIAEALWNLIRKYRLNVKSVTADNGFEFRTLFILHIDLKFMSTKLILMLHFKKGSIENFNDIVRRFYKKGKNFNLVSDDEIKETQDKINSMPREIFDWMSADELFYNWNYYKEQWTPIPDDENSS, from the coding sequence TTGTATAGAGAAATTACAAATAACTCTGATTTTTGGGGATATAATGCATTTTCAGCTCAAAATAAATCAGATATTAGAAATGAATGAAAAAATCATTTTAAGCTATTAAATCAAATCAATCAATATCAGGAATTCTCAAGTATTTTTGTTTCTAAATACGATAAGAAAACTTTTGGTGTCAAGCCAACATATACATTTGTGAAAATGAATTATGACATCAAAATTCCATCATTGAGAACTGTATTTAATTGAATAAATTCTAATCAATGAGTTATTAAGAAAAAAGAAAGATTAAGAATGTATTATAAACCAGGTGGCAAGAAACTAAAAACTGTTGTTGATACACTAGTTGGTGCTAGATGAGTAAGACCGTTTTGATCCAGACCAGCAGAGATTAATCAAAGAAATACATTTGGACATTGAGAAGTAGATTTAATAGTTGGTAAATCTGGTGCTGATAATTATGACTTATTAATATTTCAAGAGAGATTAACAAGATATGGAATAATAACAAAATTCCAAGGTAAAAATCCATTGAAAATAGCAGAAGCTTTATGAAACTTGATAAGGAAATATCGATTAAATGTTAAAAGTGTAACAGCTGATAATGGATTTGAATTTAGAACTCTTTTTATCTTGCATATAGACTTAAAATTTATGTCTACAAAGCTAATCCTTATGCTTCATTTCAAAAAAGGAAGTATAGAAAACTTTAATGATATTGTTAGAAGATTTTACAAGAAAGGTAAAAATTTTAATTTAGTATCTGACGATGAAATTAAAGAAACTCAAGACAAAATTAATTCTATGCCAAGAGAAATATTTGATTGAATGAGTGCAGATGAATTATTCTATAATTGAAATTATTATAAAGAACAATGAACACCAATACCAGATGATGAAAATTCTTCATAA
- a CDS encoding Tex-like N-terminal domain-containing protein has translation MDIEAIKLVAKELNISEQQVSIVLDMLSEGSTVPFISRYRKDKTGGLDEEQIYKIEAEFKYKNELLERQQAIIKILEEKDLLTKELKNKILATTIKSDLEAIYEPFKVGKVTKASKAIELGLEPLAKRIFENKSPNFNREIEAKKYLNENIESVEFALEQANYIIAQWISQDFEIRDRIKQDILKFGTLRTSETKKAKEIDEDKKFTNYYDFSIPIKYIKNHQVLAINRGEKLGILKLTFDYKHEILETIILKKIDKTRNNKPNVIDAIKDSLKRLILPSIEREIFSDLFAKAEASSIQIFANSVEKLLLAPAMCGHNILAIDPAFVNGCKLAALNENGDVLEINKIFPNAPLNKTKQAAEITLDMIHKHNIDIVVIGNGTASRETELFIAQLIKQNNLNVKYAIVSEVGASVYSASKLAIEEFPNLHVEERSAINIGRKFLDPLNELVKIDPKSIGVGQYQHDVNQKELEHYLDFKVQKVVNEVGVDLNTATKHILTFIAGLSEKSAQNIIEYRNSKPNKKYESRFEIKQVKGIGDKTFEQCIGFLRIFTSSNFLDKTIIHPESYQLANQIINDYKLVLSDDGIDVSDLKIDELVKKYNSDKYTIELILKAFSTPTKKITDNKQGFILKDNITNVEDLAIGSIVSGTVENITDFGIFMYIGIKQSLFIHTSNLKLENGSTVFEQYYPGQILKAKITEIDLNRNRIGGKEI, from the coding sequence ATGGATATAGAAGCAATTAAATTAGTAGCGAAAGAGCTCAATATCTCAGAACAACAAGTATCAATTGTATTAGATATGTTATCAGAAGGTTCAACAGTACCATTTATTTCACGTTATAGAAAAGATAAAACAGGTGGACTTGATGAAGAACAAATCTATAAAATAGAAGCTGAATTTAAATATAAAAATGAATTACTTGAAAGACAACAAGCAATTATTAAAATTCTTGAAGAAAAAGATTTATTAACAAAAGAATTAAAGAACAAAATTCTAGCAACCACTATTAAAAGTGATCTAGAAGCAATATATGAACCATTTAAGGTTGGAAAAGTAACTAAAGCTTCAAAAGCTATTGAATTAGGACTAGAACCATTAGCTAAAAGAATTTTTGAAAATAAATCACCTAATTTCAATAGAGAAATAGAAGCTAAAAAATATCTAAATGAAAACATTGAATCTGTTGAATTTGCTTTAGAACAAGCAAATTACATTATTGCACAATGAATTTCGCAAGATTTTGAAATTAGAGATAGAATTAAGCAAGATATTTTAAAATTTGGAACACTTAGAACAAGTGAAACTAAAAAAGCTAAAGAAATTGATGAGGATAAGAAATTCACAAATTATTATGATTTTTCAATTCCTATTAAATACATAAAAAATCACCAAGTTTTAGCTATAAATCGTGGTGAAAAATTAGGTATTTTAAAGTTAACTTTTGATTATAAGCATGAAATTCTTGAAACTATAATTTTAAAGAAAATAGATAAAACTAGAAATAACAAGCCAAATGTCATTGATGCTATTAAAGATTCATTAAAACGTCTAATTTTACCAAGTATAGAGCGAGAAATATTTAGTGATTTATTTGCAAAAGCGGAAGCTTCAAGTATCCAAATTTTTGCAAATTCTGTTGAAAAATTACTTCTTGCTCCAGCAATGTGTGGCCATAATATTTTGGCAATTGACCCGGCTTTTGTTAACGGATGTAAATTGGCTGCTTTGAATGAAAATGGGGATGTATTAGAAATTAATAAGATATTTCCGAATGCACCATTAAACAAAACTAAGCAAGCTGCTGAAATTACATTAGATATGATTCATAAACATAATATTGATATTGTTGTAATTGGTAATGGAACAGCATCTAGAGAAACGGAACTATTTATTGCACAATTAATTAAGCAAAATAATTTAAATGTTAAGTATGCAATTGTTTCTGAAGTTGGGGCTAGTGTGTATTCGGCTTCTAAATTAGCAATAGAAGAGTTTCCTAATTTACATGTTGAAGAACGAAGTGCTATTAATATAGGAAGAAAATTCCTTGATCCACTTAATGAATTAGTTAAAATTGATCCAAAATCAATAGGTGTTGGTCAATATCAACATGATGTTAATCAAAAAGAGTTAGAACATTACTTAGATTTCAAGGTACAAAAAGTTGTTAATGAAGTTGGAGTGGATTTAAATACTGCTACTAAACACATATTAACCTTTATAGCTGGATTAAGCGAAAAAAGTGCACAAAATATCATTGAATATAGAAATTCAAAACCTAATAAAAAATATGAATCAAGATTCGAAATAAAACAAGTAAAAGGTATTGGGGATAAAACATTTGAACAATGTATCGGTTTCTTAAGAATATTTACTTCAAGTAATTTCTTAGATAAAACAATTATTCACCCTGAATCATATCAACTAGCAAATCAAATTATTAATGATTATAAATTAGTATTAAGTGATGATGGGATTGATGTTTCTGACTTAAAAATTGATGAATTAGTTAAAAAATACAATAGTGATAAATATACAATTGAATTGATTTTAAAAGCTTTTAGTACACCTACTAAGAAAATTACTGATAATAAACAAGGGTTTATCTTAAAAGATAATATTACAAATGTTGAAGATTTAGCTATTGGTTCAATTGTTTCAGGAACTGTTGAAAATATCACCGATTTTGGTATATTTATGTATATTGGAATTAAGCAAAGCTTATTTATTCACACAAGTAATTTAAAATTAGAAAATGGAAGTACAGTATTTGAACAATATTATCCTGGTCAAATTTTAAAAGCCAAAATAACAGAAATAGATTTAAATAGAAACCGTATTGGTGGTAAAGAAATATAA
- a CDS encoding aquaporin translates to MVKFKMDNGKLINNTNIKQDKAQSRVKAFFNELFSFFKFKPLERMNAEKPSDLRTWLVHGISEFFGTILISLGLAGLSIYTKSGYVAETYLLHPIIVGFYAGFIVVGTCLFLFLRWSCDLNPAVTIYRYLNGRNNGWYATYKIIIQMLGAIAAGAIIYGLGKVSAKDGLISNAPITAISAANKSFIDYSNYSRGGFLAAGSTWIFFVELVMTSILLFPIFSPNINNKYRDLLIMFVISLSVWMGILGGSAAINPARGLAQQFPVLLFEGHSDLFIQTTGKGIEKFSNLGFTDEQLHLVKIKDYLNAKGQLTPEGVKLIRENGILWDSITYGTLAMVIGDVMSPVFYLFVQGATQKMVNPLVTKIISFKNYRAQSITTPEKENKAKGKK, encoded by the coding sequence ATGGTAAAATTCAAAATGGATAATGGAAAGCTTATTAATAATACTAATATTAAGCAAGATAAAGCACAATCTCGTGTAAAAGCATTTTTTAATGAATTATTTAGTTTTTTTAAATTTAAACCTTTAGAAAGAATGAATGCAGAAAAACCTAGTGATCTTCGTACATGATTAGTACATGGAATTTCTGAGTTTTTTGGAACAATATTAATTTCTTTAGGACTAGCTGGTTTATCAATTTATACTAAATCAGGATATGTAGCTGAAACTTATTTATTACATCCAATTATTGTTGGATTTTATGCTGGGTTTATAGTGGTTGGAACTTGTTTATTCTTATTTTTACGTTGGAGCTGTGATTTAAATCCGGCTGTAACGATATATAGATATTTAAACGGTAGAAATAACGGTTGATATGCTACATATAAAATTATTATTCAAATGTTAGGAGCTATAGCTGCTGGAGCAATTATTTATGGATTAGGAAAAGTATCTGCTAAAGATGGATTAATTTCTAATGCCCCTATTACAGCTATTAGTGCTGCTAATAAATCATTTATTGATTATTCTAACTATAGCAGAGGTGGATTCTTAGCTGCTGGTTCAACATGAATTTTCTTTGTTGAATTAGTTATGACTTCAATCTTATTATTCCCAATTTTTTCACCTAATATTAATAACAAATATCGTGATTTATTAATCATGTTTGTTATTTCACTTAGTGTTTGAATGGGGATTTTAGGTGGTTCAGCCGCTATTAACCCTGCAAGAGGACTAGCACAACAATTTCCTGTGTTATTATTCGAAGGGCATTCAGATTTATTTATTCAAACAACAGGTAAAGGAATTGAAAAATTCAGTAACCTAGGATTTACTGATGAACAATTACATTTAGTAAAAATTAAAGATTACTTAAATGCTAAAGGTCAATTAACACCAGAAGGCGTTAAACTAATAAGAGAAAATGGAATCTTATGAGATTCTATTACATACGGGACATTAGCTATGGTAATTGGTGATGTTATGTCTCCTGTATTCTACTTATTTGTACAAGGTGCAACTCAAAAAATGGTCAATCCGCTTGTTACAAAAATTATTTCATTTAAAAACTATAGAGCACAATCAATAACAACACCTGAAAAAGAAAATAAAGCTAAAGGCAAAAAATAA
- a CDS encoding NAD(P)-dependent oxidoreductase — protein sequence MKIAFFDSKDYDVKSFNEYNNGRHEITFFKENLNLDTVKLAKGYDAVCGFVNTYGDKVILEVLAKMGIKYWFQRSMGYNKIDIAKANELGIEVFRIFNYSAESIGEFAFATMSALNRNLLIANSRVQKYNFSLNGLDGKCIGNSTIGVIGSGKIGQTFIKIAKATGARVLVFDAFARDNFPQLAEQFGFEFVSLTELLQASDFISIHCPLLPSTRYLIDQDAINTMKDGVIVVNTARGEIVDLKAMLNGLKSGKVRGFATDVLEREEGRFYEDVSSRIVELKAMDPEWKELIEMDNVLVTSHQAYLTDLALSQIAQATLDNADNAQKGDFSKALRLMENGKIQNG from the coding sequence ATGAAAATAGCTTTCTTTGATTCGAAAGACTATGACGTTAAATCATTTAATGAATATAACAATGGGAGACATGAAATAACATTCTTTAAAGAAAACTTAAACTTAGATACAGTTAAGCTAGCTAAAGGATATGATGCTGTATGCGGATTTGTTAACACATATGGTGATAAGGTTATTTTAGAAGTATTAGCTAAAATGGGAATTAAATACTGATTCCAAAGATCAATGGGATATAACAAAATTGATATTGCTAAAGCTAATGAATTAGGAATAGAAGTATTTAGAATTTTTAATTACTCAGCTGAAAGTATTGGAGAATTTGCTTTCGCTACAATGTCAGCTTTAAATAGAAACTTATTAATTGCAAATTCAAGAGTGCAAAAATACAACTTTTCACTTAATGGGTTAGATGGAAAATGCATTGGTAATTCAACTATTGGGGTAATTGGCTCAGGAAAAATTGGACAAACTTTTATTAAAATTGCTAAAGCAACAGGGGCAAGAGTATTAGTATTTGATGCTTTTGCTAGAGATAACTTCCCTCAATTAGCTGAACAATTTGGATTTGAATTTGTTTCACTAACAGAATTACTTCAAGCAAGTGATTTCATTTCAATTCACTGTCCATTATTACCTTCAACAAGATATTTAATTGACCAAGATGCAATCAATACTATGAAAGATGGTGTTATTGTAGTTAACACGGCTAGAGGTGAAATCGTTGATCTTAAAGCTATGTTAAATGGATTAAAATCAGGAAAAGTTCGTGGATTTGCAACTGATGTTTTAGAAAGAGAAGAAGGAAGATTTTACGAAGATGTTTCATCTCGTATAGTTGAACTTAAAGCTATGGATCCAGAATGAAAAGAATTAATCGAAATGGATAATGTACTTGTCACATCACACCAAGCTTACTTAACAGATTTAGCATTAAGTCAAATTGCACAAGCAACATTAGATAATGCTGATAATGCACAAAAAGGAGACTTCTCGAAAGCATTAAGGCTTATGGAGAATGGTAAAATTCAAAATGGATAA
- a CDS encoding DNA-processing protein DprA, with translation MNELLFYTSNKYKGDSFLIFKEIKNFKQISRKQLIEWKQLYEQLNVRYFTILDDTYPSDFNILRYPPYVLYYKGNANLLREKNRLYIINENTNVKYLSANIETLVKNSILVTNGYEKERNIINLFRQHKGKIIHILKEGIDRINTQDIDLNNELFISQYPLGVHPKRHHYKESNIIASIIATQAIIFSLDKDSKAFHLIDYFNDIGKEINCFPSSTPDDGNDILIKSGANYVTLISECINI, from the coding sequence ATGAACGAATTACTATTTTATACATCAAATAAATATAAAGGTGACTCATTTTTAATTTTCAAAGAAATTAAAAATTTTAAACAAATCAGTCGCAAACAATTAATCGAATGGAAACAATTATATGAACAACTTAATGTTAGATACTTTACTATTCTTGATGATACATATCCAAGCGATTTTAATATCCTAAGATATCCGCCTTATGTCCTTTATTATAAAGGGAATGCAAACTTATTAAGAGAAAAAAATAGATTGTATATTATTAACGAAAATACGAATGTTAAGTATTTAAGTGCGAATATTGAAACGTTGGTAAAAAACTCTATTTTAGTTACTAATGGATATGAAAAAGAGAGAAATATTATTAATCTATTTCGACAACATAAAGGAAAGATTATACATATTTTAAAAGAAGGCATTGATAGAATAAATACTCAAGATATTGATTTAAATAATGAACTATTTATCTCGCAATATCCTTTAGGTGTTCATCCTAAAAGACATCATTATAAAGAATCTAATATAATTGCTTCAATTATTGCTACTCAAGCTATTATTTTTTCATTGGATAAGGATTCAAAAGCTTTTCATTTAATTGATTATTTTAATGATATTGGTAAGGAAATTAATTGTTTTCCGAGCTCTACTCCAGATGATGGAAACGATATTTTAATCAAAAGTGGAGCTAATTATGTTACATTAATTTCTGAATGTATAAATATATAA
- the rpmA gene encoding 50S ribosomal protein L27 has translation MAHTKAGGSTRNGRDSHSKRLGAKLGDGQFATAGSIIYRQRGTKIFPGQNVGRGGDDTLFTKIDGYVKYESRRNRKYVSVYPERQN, from the coding sequence ATGGCACATACGAAAGCCGGTGGGTCAACACGTAATGGTCGTGATTCACATTCAAAACGTTTAGGTGCAAAACTAGGAGACGGACAATTCGCAACAGCAGGATCAATCATTTATCGTCAAAGAGGAACAAAAATTTTCCCAGGACAAAATGTTGGTCGTGGTGGAGATGACACTTTATTTACAAAAATCGATGGTTATGTAAAATACGAAAGCAGAAGAAACAGAAAGTATGTTTCAGTATATCCTGAAAGACAAAATTAA
- the rplU gene encoding 50S ribosomal protein L21: MLAIIETGGKQLLVKEGQTIFIEKIEGEENTEVKFDKVLLINDKIGRPYLEGAVVTGTIEKQGKAKKIVVYRHNAKSTHKRKLGHRQPYTRVKITGIAG; the protein is encoded by the coding sequence ATGTTAGCAATTATCGAAACAGGTGGGAAACAACTTTTAGTTAAAGAAGGTCAAACAATCTTTATCGAAAAAATCGAAGGTGAAGAAAATACAGAAGTAAAATTCGACAAAGTTTTACTTATCAATGATAAAATTGGTAGACCATACTTAGAAGGTGCAGTCGTAACAGGAACTATCGAAAAACAAGGTAAAGCAAAGAAAATCGTTGTTTACCGTCACAATGCGAAATCAACTCACAAGAGAAAACTTGGACACCGTCAACCTTATACACGTGTTAAAATTACAGGAATCGCAGGTTAA